A DNA window from Bubalus bubalis isolate 160015118507 breed Murrah chromosome 22, NDDB_SH_1, whole genome shotgun sequence contains the following coding sequences:
- the ZADH2 gene encoding prostaglandin reductase 3 isoform X1 encodes MAPNVLITEGYFNLGFPSPPPALPPPPPPAPEIKPTGPRRGGSPPSPPARTHGSSDRLIFRVELGTAWTQTATFRFVGVNASDINYSAGRYDPSVKTPFDAGFEGVGEVVALGLSASAAFMVGQAVAYMAPGSFAEYTVVPARVAIPVPGLKPEYLTLLVSGTTAYISLKELGGLSEGKKVLVTAAAGGTGQFAVQLAKKAKCHVIGTCSSAEKSAFLKSVGCDRPVNYNTEHVGTVLRQEYPQGVDVVYESVGGAMFDLAVDALATRGRLIVIGFVSGYQTPTGLSPVKAGTLPAKLLKKSASVQGFFLNHYLPEFRGAMDHLLKMYAGGELVCEVDTGGLSAEGRFTGLESVFRAVDYMYMRKNTGKIVVELPPSVNSKL; translated from the exons ATGGCACCGAACGTCCTCATAACGGAGGGTTATTTTAATTTGggattcccctcccctcccccagccctccctcctcctccccctcccgctCCCGAAATAAAACCGACGGGACCCAGAAGGGGAGGCTCCCCGCCCAGCCCACCCGCGCGCACCCACGGCTCCAGCGATCGCCTAATCTTTAGGGTGGAGTTGGGAACAGCCTGGACACAAACCGCGACGTTTAG atTTGTTGGTGTCAATGCTTCTGACATCAACTATTCGGCTGGCCGCTACGACCCTTCAGTCAAGACCCCCTTCGACGCAGGCTTCGAAGGTGTGGGGGAGGTGGTGGCCTTGGGCCTCTCTGCCAGCGCTGCGTTCATGGTCGGCCAGGCTGTGGCCTACATGGCGCCTGGTTCCTTCGCTGAGTACACGGTGGTGCCTGCCAGGGTCGCCATCCCAGTGCCGGGCCTGAAACCCGAGTATCTCACGCTCCTGGTGAGTGGGACCACAGCCTACATCAGCCTGAAAGAGCTCGGGGGGCTGTCGGAAGGGAAGAAGGTCTTGGTGACCGCGGCAGCCGGGGGCACCGGACAGTTCGCCGTCCAGCTCGCAAAGAAGGCCAAGTGCCACGTCATTGGAACATGCTCGTCTGCCGAGAAGTCTGCTTTTCTGAAGTCTGTTGGCTGCGACCGGCCTGTCAACTATAACACCGAGCACGTGGGCACCGTCCTGAGGCAGGAGTACCCCCAAGGTGTGGACGTGGTGTATGAGTCCGTCGGGGGAGCCATGTTTGACTTGGCCGTGGACGCCTTGGCTACCCGAGGGCGCTTGATAGTGATCGGGTTCGTCTCTGGCTACCAGACTCCTACCGGCCTGTCACCCGTGAAAGCAGGAACACTTCCAGCCAAACTGCTGAAGAAATCTGCCAGTGTCCAGGGCTTCTTCTTGAACCATTACCTTCCTGAGTTTCGAGGTGCCATGGACCACTTGCTCAAGATGTATGCGGGTGGTGAGCTGGTTTGTGAGGTGGACACCGGAGGTCTGTCTGCAGAGGGCAGGTTTACCGGCCTGGAATCGGTCTTCCGGGCCGTCGATTATATGTACATGagaaaaaacactggaaaaattGTCGTTGAATTACCTCCCTCTGTCAACAGTAAGCTATAA